The following proteins come from a genomic window of Dreissena polymorpha isolate Duluth1 chromosome 1, UMN_Dpol_1.0, whole genome shotgun sequence:
- the LOC127866576 gene encoding uncharacterized protein LOC127866576, giving the protein MVLNKEYYNAQEYAKDFFFVSESYDDSCRQCAAPGRWTSPWIIQAASDALCRDIYSVYPKMNGKSDQTAKILTRVHSTRHTSSSHGPVSIMWTKMGPHFGKAWLPNHFVPLITVSEHMESNNESATPPKNVNDVSSFEEISEFKTNVNIESQSNVDSSSNVSDEGESHQNVSNESNVSNEGESHQNISHESYVSNEGESHQNVSHESEPNHNVSNESELHNGPFQTLPNGKFIPVHDLMNLIHGDAPTVPNVPRGKKNNVFVLVNGEENIKANLAGKKASYFDDCGVWNGAKSRTCKTKFLLEDSGNGSTNMKFVHVKENVVSVENQVKGKIVKTHMQPQPDLNNVVTLHRYYTVLKGNEEYKKRVSWFENLPESLQARQYVSIIEYQGENDTQVKAHGNSKINANPYKRTHPETIKRIKEAVKYEEPLMYRRQIGQPVKHIL; this is encoded by the exons ATGGTGTTGAACAAAGAGTATTATAATGCTCAGGAATATGCAAAAGACTTTTTCTTCGTGTCCGAATCGTATGACGACAGCTGTCGTCAGTGTGCTGCCCCTGGTCGTTGGACAAGTCCTTGGATAATACAGGCAGCATCAGATGCCTTGTGTAGAGATATATATTCCGTATATCCAAAAATGAATGGTAAATCTGACCAGACAGCAAAAATCCTTACTCGG GTACATTCAACAAGACACACTTCGTCCAGCCATGGACCTGTATCAATCATGTGGACCAAGATGGGACCTCACTTTGGCAAGGCCTGGTTGCCAAATCACTTTGTCCCATTGATAACAGTTAGTGAACACATGGAATCTAACAATGAAAGTGCCACTCCCCCAAAAAATGTAAATGATGTGAGTAGTTTTGAAGAAATAAGTGAATTCAAAACAaatgtcaacattgaaagtcagTCAAATGTGGATAGTTCAAGTAATGTATCAGATGAAGGTGAATCACATCAGaatgtatcaaatgaaagtaATGTATCAAATGAAGGTGAATCACATCAGAATATATCACATGAAAGTTATGTATCAAATGAAGGTGAATCACATCAGAATGTATCACATGAAAGTGAACCAAATCATAATGTATCAAATGAAAGTGAATTGCACAATGGACCTTTTCAGACTCTGCCCAATGGAAAGTTCATTCCAGTACATGACCTTATGAACTTAATTCATGGAGATGCTCCAACTGTGCCAAATGTTCCGCGTGGTAAGAAGAATAATGTGTTTGTGTTAGTTAATGGGGAAGAGAACATTAAGGCCAACTTGGCTGGTAAAAAGGCCAGTTATTTTGATGACTGTGGGGTATGGAATGGGGCTAAGTCAAGaacttgcaaaacaaaatttCTTCTTGAGGATTCTGGAAATGGCTCGACAAATATGAAATTTGTACATGTGAAAGAAAATGTAGTTAGTGTGGAAAATCAAGTTAAGGggaaaattgtgaaaacacatatGCAACCTCAACCTGATTTGAACAATGTAGTGACTTTACATAGGTATTATACCGTCTTGAAAGGAAATGAAGAATATAAGAAAAGAGTAAGTTGGTTCGAAAATTTGCCAGAATCACTTCAGGCTAGGCAGTACGTGTCTATAATTGAATACCAGGGAGAAAATGACACCCAAGTGAAAGCACATGGTAATTCCAAGATTAATGCTAATCCATACAAAAGGACACATCCAGAAACAATAAAACGTATCAAAGAAGCAGTGAAATATGAAGAACCA